The following are encoded together in the Maniola jurtina chromosome 27, ilManJurt1.1, whole genome shotgun sequence genome:
- the LOC123879007 gene encoding zinc finger protein 439-like yields the protein MRCCVPFCKNTSANVSPSEGEGKEISFHRFPSEVHLRAAWLRALGKQDSLPDSAVVCSQHFLNDDLYETESGLRQIGAGAIPSMVQVCTICLDTDSKLFLMKKYNLDEAYEKLTGHPLCEQGNLKQTLCVQCAQRLLNFSRFRDKSLRARALMMDLVEKHELITKRHIKMISRTKHQLESSMGLTTLGPDHCDLYIVEHPSEDEQTELEETDHQVLVKTEGSDDSMSVDEDSEVVNEDDNNAVTVEDEFATSNEEDISDYSIMLEAKSLDEALHKALKTKHSYTRHMSVKLENGDGDGECETSQVCKPHTAVSSSCSHSSLITENKRADSSPSAHSAQPFVAPLPASLTTSNEVKVSPPEVADTNFRLTDCFVKLYDIFSKKVVPRQHRKAVRSCVSQNIVSKDISYQATSKNEVSTTEYVEPVTNSVQEVVSKTVQSKTDCLKNVINVQCSLQTSSHTEDSRFICDISRKAFKRKSLLVKHITTHAEVTQFTCKICQYDCKYPSYLKIHMRTHTGEKPFPCKLCNYKCARNSHLVAHMRTHSGIKPFSCQLCNYKSAQKSRLVTHMRTHSGIKPFSCQLCNYKSAQKSHLVAHMRTHSGIKPFSCQLCKYKCAQNSSLVEHMKTHSGIKPFSCQSCNYKSARKSRLVTHMRTHTGIKPFSCQLCNYKCAENGTLVTHMRTHTGIKPFMCNLCNYKSSYNSNLVSHMRTHTGIKPFMCNLCDFKSAHKHNLTRHMLRTHTATGDKPSSCS from the exons ATGCGGTGTTGTGTGCCTTTCTGCAAAAATACTTCGGCCAATGTATCACCATCAGAGGGAGAAGGGAAGGAGATTAGTTTTCATCG TTTCCCAAGTGAAGTGCATCTCCGCGCTGCTTGGCTCcgagccctcggcaaacaagacagTCTACCGGACTCTGCAgtggtctgctcgcagcattttctaaatgatgacctttatgaaacagaaagtggcttAAGGCAAATTGGTGCTGGTGCTATTCCTTCAATGGTGCAG GTTTGCACAATATGCCTTGACACTGACAGTAAGCTGTTTCTAATGAAGAAATATAACTTGGATGAAGCATATGAAAAGTTAACTGGACATCCC TTGTGTGAGCAAGGAAACCTAAAACAAACACTTTGTGTGCAATGTGCTCAGAGATTACTAAACTTTAGCAGATTtagagacaagagcttgagagcccGTGCACTGATGATGGACTTAGTTGAAAAACATGAATTA ATAACAAAGCGACATATCAAAATGATAAGCCGCACAAAACACCAACTAGAGAGTAGTATGGGGTTGACAACGCTAGGACCCGACCACTGTGACTTATACATAGTAGAACACCCCTCGGAAGACGAACAAACTGAATTAGAGGAGACAGACCACCAAGTTCTAGTGAAAACTGAAGGAAGTGATGACTCTATGTCGGTTGATGAGGACTCAGAAGTGGTGAATGAAGATGACAATAATGCAGTAACTGTTGAAGATGAGTTTGCAACTTCTAATGAGGAAGACATATCTGACTATAGCATTATGTTGGAAGCAAAATCACTGGATGAAGCTCTTCACAAAGCTCTCAAGACGAAACATTCATACACGCGACATATGAGTGTAAAGCTCGAG AACGGTGATGGTGATGGTGAATGTGAGACGTCACAAGTATGCAAGCCTCATACAGCTGTGAGCTCTAGCTGCTCACACTCTTCACTCATCACTGAGAACAA GCGGGCAGACTCCAGCCCTTCTGCACATTCTGCCCAACCCTTTG TCGCTCCGCTGCCTGCGAGTCTAACGACAAGTAACGAAGTAAAAGTGTCCCCACCTGAAGTAGCCGATACAAACTTCAGATTAACAGATTGTTTTGTCAAACTGTATGATATTTTCTCCAAGAAAGTCGTACCTAGACAACACAGAAAGGCTGTTAGGTCTTGTGTCAGTCAGAACATTGTGTCCAAAGATATCAGTTATCAGGCAACAAGTAAGAATGAAGTCTCTACGACAGAATATGTTGAACCAGTCACTAATTCTGTACAAGAAGTTGTATCGAAAACTGTACAAAGCAAAactgattgtttaaagaatgtCATTAATGTACAATGTTCATTACAAACTAGTTCACACACTGAGGATAGTCGGTTCATTTGTGATATTAGTCGAAAAGCGTTTAAACGAAAAAGTCTCTTAGTAAAACACATAACGACTCACGCTGAAGTAACACAGTTCACTTGCAAGATTTGCCAGTACGATTGTAAGTATCCAAGCTATCTGAAGATACACATGcgaactcacactggcgaaaagccattTCCTTGCaagttatgcaattacaaatgtgcacgaaataGCCATCTAGTggcgcacatgagaacccactctggtataaaacctttctcgTGTCAATTATGCAACTACAAAAGTGCACAAAAGAGCCGTCTggtgacgcacatgagaacccactctggtataaaacctttctcgTGTCAATTATGCAACTACAAAAGTGCACAAAAGAGCCATCTAGTggcgcacatgagaacccactctggtataaaacctttctcatGTCAGTTATGCAAAtacaaatgtgcacaaaatAGCAGTCTAGTGGAGCACATGAAAACCCACtctggtataaaacctttctcgTGTCAATCATGCAACTACAAAAGTGCACGAAAGAGCCGTCTggtgacgcacatgagaactcacactggtataaaacctttctcatgtcagttatgcaattacaaatgtgcagAAAACGGCactctagtgacgcacatgagaacccacactggtataaaacctttcatgtgtaatttatgcaattacaaatctTCATACAATAGCAATCTAGTGAGCCACATGAGAACAcacactggtataaaacctttcatgtgtaattt atGCGATTTCAAAAGTGCACATAAACATAATCTGACGAGACATATGCTGAGAACTCACACTGCCACTGGTGACAAGCCTTCATCGTGTTCGTGA
- the LOC123879005 gene encoding zinc finger protein 329-like, with amino-acid sequence MRCCVPFCKNTLANASPSEGEEKEISFHGFPSEVHLRAAWLRALGKQDSLPDSAVVCSQHFLNDDLYETESGSRQIGAGAIPSMVQVCMICLDTDSKLFLMKKYNLDEAYEKLTGHPLCEQGNLKQTLCVQCAQRLLNFSRFRDKSLRARALMMDLVEKHKLITKRHIKMISRTKHQLESSMGLTTLGPDHCDLYIVEHPSEDEQTELEETDHQVLVKTEGSDDSMSVDEDSEVVNEDDNNAVTVEDEFATSNEEDISDYSIMLEAKSLDEALHKALKTKHSYTRHMSVKLENGDGDGECETSQVCKPHTAVSSSCSHSSLITENKQADSSPSAHSAQPFVAPLPASLTTSNEVKVSPPEVADTNFRLTDCFVKLYDIFSKKVVPRQHRKAVRSCVSQNIVSKDISYQATSKNEVSTTEYVEPVTNYVQEVVSKTVQSKTDCLKNVINVQCSLQTSSHTEDSRFKCDICRKAFKRKSLLVKHIKTHAEVTQFTCKICQYDCKYPSHLKIHMRTHTGEKPFSCKLCNYKCARNSNLVRHMTTHSGIKPFSCQLCKYKCARNSSLVEHMKTHSGIKPFSCQSCNYKSAQKSHLVAHMGTHTGIKPFMCNLCNYKSSDNSNLVAHMRTHTGIKPFSCQLCNYKSARKSNLVAHMRTHTGIKPFSCQLCKYKCARNSSLVEHMKTHSGIKPFSCQSCNYKSAQKSHLVAHMGTHTGIKPFMCNLCNYKSSDNSNLVAHMRTHTGIKPFMCNLCDYKSAQKRNLTRHMLRTHTATVTGDLHRVRES; translated from the exons ATGCGGTGTTGTGTGCCTTTCTGCAAAAATACTTTGGCCAATGCATCACCATCAGAGGGAGAAGAGAAGGAGATTAGTTTTCATGG TTTCCCAAGTGAAGTGCATCTCCGCGCTGCTTGGCTCcgagccctcggcaaacaagacagTCTACCGGACTCTGCAgtggtctgctcgcagcattttctaaatgatgacctttatgaaacagaaagtggctcaAGGCAAATTGGTGCTGGTGCTATTCCTTCAATGGTGCAG GTTTGCATGATATGCCTTGACACTGACAGTAAGCTGTTTCTAATGAAGAAATATAACTTGGATGAAGCATATGAAAAGTTAACTGGACATCCC TTGTGTGAGCAAGGAAACCTAAAACAAACACTTTGTGTGCAATGTGCTCAGAGATTACTAAACTTTAGCAGATTtagagacaagagcttgagagcccGTGCACTGATGATGGACTTAGTTGAAAAACACAAATTA ATAACAAAGCGACATATCAAAATGATAAGCCGCACAAAACACCAACTAGAGAGTAGTATGGGGTTGACAACGCTAGGACCCGACCACTGTGACTTATACATAGTAGAACACCCCTCGGAAGACGAACAAACTGAATTAGAGGAGACAGACCACCAAGTTCTAGTGAAAACTGAAGGAAGTGATGACTCTATGTCGGTTGATGAGGACTCAGAAGTGGTGAATGAAGATGACAATAATGCAGTAACTGTTGAAGATGAGTTTGCAACTTCTAATGAGGAAGACATATCTGACTATAGCATTATGTTGGAAGCAAAATCACTGGATGAAGCTCTTCACAAAGCTCTCAAGACGAAACATTCATACACGCGACATATGAGTGTAAAGCTCGAG AACGGTGATGGTGATGGTGAATGTGAGACGTCACAAGTATGCAAGCCTCATACAGCTGTGAGCTCTAGCTGCTCACACTCTTCACTCATCACTGAGAACAA GCAGGCAGACTCCAGCCCTTCTGCACATTCTGCCCAACCCTTTG TCGCTCCGCTGCCTGCGAGTCTAACGACAAGTAACGAAGTAAAAGTGTCCCCACCTGAAGTAGCCGATACAAACTTCAGATTAACAGATTGTTTTGTCAAACTGTATGATATTTTCTCCAAGAAAGTCGTACCTAGACAACACAGAAAGGCTGTTAGGTCTTGTGTCAGTCAGAACATTGTGTCCAAAGATATCAGTTATCAGGCAACAAGTAAGAATGAAGTCTCTACGACAGAATATGTTGAACCAGTCACTAATTATGTACAAGAAGTTGTATCGAAAACTGTACAAAGCAAAactgattgtttaaagaatgtCATTAATGTACAATGTTCATTACAAACTAGTTCACACACTGAGGATAGTCGGTTCAAATGTGATATTTGTCGAAAAGCGTTTAAACGAAAAAGTCTCTTAGTAAAACACATAAAGACTCACGCTGAAGTAACACAGTTCACTTGCAAGATTTGCCAGTACGATTGTAAGTATCCAAGCCATCTGAAGATACACATGcgaactcacactggcgaaaagccattttcttgcaagttatgcaattacaaatgtgcacgaaatagcaatctagtgaggcacatgacAACCCACtctggtataaaacctttctcatGTCAGTTATGCAaatacaaatgtgcacgaaataGCAGTCTAGTGGAGCACATGAAAACCCACtctggtataaaacctttctcgTGTCAATCATGCAACTACAAAAGTGCACAAAAGAGCCATCTAGTGGCGCACATGGGAACCcacactggtataaaacctttcatgtgtaatttatgcaattacaaatctTCAGACAATAGCAATCTAGTggcgcacatgagaacccacactggtataaaacctttctcgTGTCAATTATGCAACTACAAAAGTGCACGAAAGAGCAATCTAGTggcgcacatgagaacccacactggtataaaacctttctcatGTCAGTTATGCAaatacaaatgtgcacgaaataGCAGTCTAGTGGAGCACATGAAAACCCACtctggtataaaacctttctcgTGTCAATCATGCAACTACAAAAGTGCACAAAAGAGCCATCTAGTGGCGCACATGGGAACCcacactggtataaaacctttcatgtgtaatttatgcaattacaaatctTCAGACAATAGCAATCTAGTggcgcacatgagaacccacactggtataaaac ctttcatgtgtaatttatgc GATTACAAAAGTGCACAGAAACGTAATCTGACGAGGCATATGCTGAGAACTCACACTGCCACTGTGACTGGTGACCTTCATCGTGTTCGTGAATCGTGA